In Streptomyces capitiformicae, one genomic interval encodes:
- a CDS encoding nitroreductase family deazaflavin-dependent oxidoreductase, with protein sequence MPLEGEYEASPTQFVRDQVELYEKSGGTEGTTLLDTGRPVVLLTTRGARSGKLRRTPLMRVEHDGLYAVVASLGGAPKHPAWYFNILADPRVDIQDGPVRQDMVAREVTGEEKALWWKRAVATAPEYAEYQKKTDREIPVFVLEPPAGN encoded by the coding sequence ATGCCTCTTGAGGGCGAGTACGAAGCCAGTCCGACCCAATTCGTGCGTGATCAGGTTGAGTTGTACGAGAAGTCCGGCGGCACCGAGGGAACGACCTTGCTCGACACCGGCAGGCCGGTTGTCCTGCTCACCACCCGGGGCGCCCGGAGCGGCAAGCTCCGCAGGACTCCCCTCATGCGGGTGGAGCACGACGGCCTGTACGCGGTGGTCGCCTCGCTGGGCGGCGCGCCCAAGCATCCGGCCTGGTACTTCAACATCCTCGCCGATCCGCGCGTCGACATCCAGGACGGACCGGTGCGCCAGGACATGGTCGCCCGTGAGGTGACGGGCGAGGAGAAGGCCCTGTGGTGGAAGCGGGCGGTCGCCACGGCTCCCGAGTACGCCGAGTACCAGAAGAAGACCGACCGCGAGATCCCCGTGTTCGTCCTCGAACCGCCCGCCGGAAACTGA
- a CDS encoding branched-chain amino acid ABC transporter permease codes for MALTVLVARNVVASRAGRGLRALATSETAASASGVPVARYKLAVFTLAAAFAGLAGGIYAFFIGYINPGSFPVLLSIQFLVMAVVGGLGTIWGALLGATAITLIVQFLNDLDSRPGMPASAPSILNYAVYAALLILVVLFLPRGIVPALRDAWQRRVAGRASS; via the coding sequence GTGGCCCTCACCGTCCTGGTCGCCCGCAATGTCGTCGCCTCACGGGCCGGCCGCGGCCTGCGCGCGCTGGCCACCAGCGAGACTGCGGCGAGCGCCAGCGGAGTGCCGGTGGCCCGCTACAAACTCGCCGTGTTCACCCTGGCCGCCGCGTTCGCCGGGCTCGCCGGAGGGATCTACGCCTTCTTCATCGGCTACATCAATCCGGGGTCGTTCCCGGTCCTGCTGTCCATCCAGTTCCTGGTGATGGCCGTCGTCGGCGGGCTCGGCACCATTTGGGGCGCGCTCCTGGGCGCCACCGCGATCACGCTGATCGTGCAGTTCCTCAACGACCTGGACTCCAGGCCGGGCATGCCCGCCAGCGCCCCCAGCATCCTCAACTACGCCGTGTACGCCGCCCTTCTCATCCTCGTCGTGCTGTTCCTGCCGCGCGGCATCGTCCCCGCACTGCGCGACGCGTGGCAGCGCCGCGTCGCGGGGCGAGCGTCCTCGTGA
- a CDS encoding NADP-dependent oxidoreductase — MRAVRYHEYGGVQTLVVEQVPEPRPGPGEIRIRVAAAGVNPIDWKLRSGAGRKTLPIDLPAIPGREAVGVVDQMGEGVQGVSIGDRVFGLGGLTGATAESAVLSAWAHAPATWTDEEAAGAALASVTAMSGLKALGPLRGRTLLIEGAAGGVGSAAVEIAVAHGATVIGTASERNHAFLTSLGAVPTTYGTGLAQRLTALAPDGADAALDTAASGSLADLVAIVGDPARVSTIADHANAHRLGVHLPNVENDPTLLAQAGELGRQGHYTPRIERTYPLEQIAEAHAYAERGHTQGKIVVSV, encoded by the coding sequence ATGCGCGCAGTCCGCTATCACGAGTACGGCGGAGTGCAGACCCTCGTGGTCGAGCAGGTGCCGGAGCCCCGTCCCGGGCCCGGCGAGATCCGTATCCGTGTCGCAGCGGCCGGCGTCAATCCCATCGACTGGAAGTTGCGTTCCGGTGCCGGGCGCAAAACGCTCCCCATCGACCTGCCCGCGATTCCCGGGCGTGAGGCCGTCGGTGTCGTTGACCAGATGGGTGAGGGCGTGCAGGGGGTGAGCATCGGTGACCGTGTCTTCGGGCTGGGCGGCCTCACCGGCGCGACGGCGGAGTCGGCCGTGCTCTCGGCCTGGGCCCACGCGCCCGCCACGTGGACCGACGAGGAGGCCGCCGGCGCCGCTCTGGCATCCGTGACCGCGATGAGCGGACTGAAGGCACTCGGTCCCCTGCGGGGCCGCACTCTTCTCATCGAGGGCGCCGCCGGAGGCGTCGGCAGTGCCGCTGTCGAGATAGCGGTGGCTCACGGCGCCACCGTGATCGGGACGGCCAGTGAGCGCAACCACGCCTTCCTCACCTCGCTCGGAGCCGTTCCCACCACCTACGGCACCGGCCTCGCGCAGCGCCTCACCGCCCTGGCTCCGGACGGAGCCGACGCCGCGCTCGACACCGCGGCTTCCGGTTCCCTGGCCGACCTCGTCGCGATCGTGGGCGACCCCGCCCGCGTGTCGACGATCGCCGACCACGCCAACGCACATCGCCTGGGCGTGCACCTACCCAACGTGGAGAACGACCCCACACTCCTCGCCCAAGCGGGCGAACTCGGCCGACAGGGCCATTACACCCCGCGCATCGAGCGGACATACCCGCTCGAACAGATCGCGGAAGCGCACGCATACGCCGAGCGCGGACACACGCAGGGAAAGATCGTGGTCAGCGTGTGA